Proteins co-encoded in one Kutzneria chonburiensis genomic window:
- a CDS encoding MFS transporter: MTQAITRSRAARPTVGAPVARSGTRGTGTLVLLASVVISLLASSSAPIPLFAVYQAEWGFSPITTTIVFGVYAVSVLVSLLTLGKLSDHIGRKPVLITALLVQVVTMIILATADGVPALVIGRVVQGLATGAAVGALGAMMLDVDAKRGQLTNAFTPGIGTGSGALLSALLVNFLPAPTQLVYYVLVGVFLLQALGIALVRETVTRAPGALASLKPEITVPRAVRVHLLAATPVLFAVWALTGLYGALGPALLAKLLGGNNTVLAGVLVFGFAGIASVMVLVLRNVGAMAVMQTGAILLFVGVAVSLVAIGTGSVALFFVGALISGAAFGAGFQGGIRIVVPQVAPHERAGTLSLLYVVSYLGLGVPAVAAGVLAVHGPGLFGAATIYGIAVMVLALVALAALVRARRTAVA, encoded by the coding sequence ATGACCCAGGCCATCACACGGAGCCGCGCCGCCCGGCCGACGGTCGGCGCCCCGGTCGCGAGATCGGGAACCCGGGGCACCGGCACGCTGGTGCTGCTGGCCTCGGTGGTCATCTCGCTGCTGGCCTCGTCCAGCGCGCCGATCCCGCTGTTCGCCGTCTACCAGGCCGAATGGGGCTTCTCGCCGATCACCACGACGATCGTCTTCGGCGTGTATGCGGTGTCGGTGCTGGTCTCGCTGCTCACCCTGGGCAAGCTGTCCGACCACATCGGCCGCAAGCCCGTGCTGATCACGGCGCTGCTGGTCCAGGTGGTCACGATGATCATCCTGGCCACCGCCGACGGCGTGCCGGCGCTGGTGATCGGCCGCGTGGTGCAGGGCCTGGCCACCGGTGCCGCGGTGGGCGCGCTCGGCGCGATGATGCTCGACGTCGACGCCAAGCGCGGTCAGCTGACCAACGCCTTCACGCCGGGCATCGGCACCGGTAGCGGCGCGCTGCTGTCGGCGTTATTGGTCAACTTCCTGCCGGCTCCCACGCAGCTCGTCTACTACGTGCTGGTCGGCGTTTTCCTGCTTCAGGCGCTGGGCATCGCCCTGGTCCGTGAGACGGTGACGCGCGCTCCCGGCGCGCTGGCCAGCCTGAAGCCGGAGATCACCGTGCCGCGTGCGGTCCGCGTGCATCTGCTGGCGGCCACTCCGGTGCTGTTCGCCGTGTGGGCGCTGACCGGTCTGTACGGTGCGCTCGGCCCGGCTCTGCTGGCCAAGCTGCTCGGCGGCAACAACACCGTTCTGGCCGGTGTGCTGGTGTTCGGCTTCGCCGGCATCGCCAGCGTGATGGTGCTGGTGCTGCGGAACGTCGGCGCGATGGCGGTGATGCAGACCGGTGCGATCCTGCTGTTCGTCGGCGTCGCGGTCAGTCTGGTCGCGATCGGCACGGGTTCGGTGGCGCTGTTCTTCGTCGGGGCATTGATCAGCGGCGCGGCCTTCGGCGCCGGCTTCCAGGGCGGCATCCGTATCGTGGTGCCGCAGGTCGCGCCGCACGAGCGTGCCGGCACGCTGTCACTGCTGTACGTCGTGTCCTACCTCGGCCTTGGCGTTCCGGCCGTGGCGGCCGGCGTGCTGGCCGTGCACGGCCCCGGCCTGTTCGGGGCGGCGACGATCTACGGCATCGCGGTGATGGTGCTCGCCCTGGTGGCGCTGGCCGCCCTGGTCCGGGCACGCCGCACCGCCGTGGCGTAA
- a CDS encoding TetR/AcrR family transcriptional regulator, with amino-acid sequence MATNSGQATAGRVTARERLLAAADELFYNEGVHTVGIDRVIEHAGVAKASLYNTFGSKDELIHAYLKSRQDRIAGYIQIAVDAADTPREKVLAVFDGQIAAYAESGYQGCAFYRASAESRPGDRIDLTARDYRAWVRGLFVDLAERLGAPDPELLATQLHMIYDGNGAATRNDRGPGSNAVAKATAAVLLDAALAHA; translated from the coding sequence ATGGCGACCAACTCGGGCCAGGCGACCGCCGGCCGCGTGACCGCCCGCGAACGTCTGCTGGCTGCCGCTGACGAGCTGTTCTACAACGAGGGTGTGCACACGGTCGGCATCGACCGGGTCATCGAGCACGCCGGCGTGGCCAAGGCCTCGCTGTACAACACGTTCGGCAGCAAGGACGAGCTGATCCACGCGTACCTCAAGTCCCGGCAGGACCGCATCGCCGGGTACATCCAGATCGCCGTCGACGCCGCCGACACCCCGCGGGAGAAGGTGTTGGCGGTGTTCGACGGCCAGATCGCGGCCTACGCGGAGAGCGGCTACCAGGGCTGCGCCTTCTACCGGGCCAGCGCCGAATCCCGGCCCGGCGACCGGATCGACCTGACCGCCCGGGACTACCGGGCCTGGGTCCGCGGCCTGTTCGTCGATCTGGCGGAGCGGCTCGGCGCCCCCGATCCGGAGCTGTTGGCCACTCAGCTGCACATGATCTACGACGGCAACGGCGCGGCCACCCGCAACGACCGCGGGCCGGGCAGCAACGCCGTCGCCAAGGCCACCGCCGCCGTGCTCCTCGATGCCGCGTTGGCTCACGCGTAG
- a CDS encoding MarR family winged helix-turn-helix transcriptional regulator, whose protein sequence is MAEDGLNTGLLLYIPYRWLENRVIDALVRAGYDDITTAQMKIVQRIGPDGTRLTDLAEQAQVTKQTAGFLVDQLEKAGWVERVPDPTDKRARLVRIAARGREALPITAAAVAEVEAEWEAHLGKRHMAQLRQLLGRLRDVTDPYA, encoded by the coding sequence GTGGCCGAGGACGGGCTCAACACCGGCCTGTTGCTGTACATCCCGTACCGCTGGCTGGAGAACCGGGTGATCGACGCGCTGGTCAGGGCCGGCTACGACGACATCACCACCGCGCAGATGAAGATCGTGCAGCGGATCGGACCCGACGGCACCCGCCTGACCGACCTGGCCGAGCAGGCCCAGGTGACCAAGCAGACCGCCGGCTTCCTGGTCGACCAACTGGAGAAGGCCGGCTGGGTGGAGCGCGTGCCGGACCCGACCGACAAACGCGCCCGCCTGGTCCGCATCGCCGCCCGCGGCCGGGAAGCGCTGCCAATCACCGCCGCCGCGGTGGCCGAGGTCGAGGCGGAATGGGAGGCCCACCTGGGCAAGCGCCACATGGCGCAGCTACGGCAACTGCTTGGTCGGCTGCGCGACGTCACCGACCCCTACGCGTGA
- a CDS encoding maleylpyruvate isomerase family mycothiol-dependent enzyme, with amino-acid sequence MDPERSWLVVEQERRYLADLLESLDETELNRPSLCDGWRIRDVAAHVALAPQHPGPGEMLVGAVRALGRFNKLNHDMAVRHASRPDVDLVADLRAHAGSRRLPVVTSLDNIVFDVLVHVQDVAIPLGRQHSMPVDAAVFGADRVWRMGWPFHARRRLAGSRLVATDAEWNVGEGPAEIRGPIDALLMLLTGRTVTGLERV; translated from the coding sequence GTGGATCCGGAGCGGAGCTGGCTGGTCGTCGAGCAGGAACGGCGGTATCTGGCCGACCTGCTGGAATCCCTCGACGAGACGGAGTTGAACCGACCGTCGCTGTGCGACGGCTGGCGCATCCGCGACGTCGCCGCGCACGTGGCGCTCGCACCGCAGCATCCAGGACCGGGGGAGATGCTGGTCGGGGCGGTGCGGGCGCTCGGCCGGTTCAACAAGCTCAACCACGACATGGCCGTGCGGCACGCGTCGCGGCCCGACGTCGACCTGGTCGCCGACCTTCGCGCGCATGCCGGCTCGCGGCGGCTGCCCGTGGTCACCAGCCTGGACAACATCGTGTTCGACGTCCTGGTGCACGTCCAGGATGTCGCGATCCCGTTGGGGCGTCAGCACTCCATGCCCGTCGATGCGGCCGTGTTCGGCGCCGACCGGGTGTGGCGGATGGGCTGGCCGTTCCACGCTCGGCGCCGGCTGGCCGGCTCACGCCTGGTCGCGACCGATGCCGAGTGGAACGTCGGCGAGGGGCCGGCCGAGATCCGGGGGCCGATCGACGCGCTGCTGATGCTGCTCACCGGTCGGACCGTGACCGGTCTGGAGCGCGTCTAG
- a CDS encoding TetR/AcrR family transcriptional regulator: MPKISAPTVAEHRAQRLRALLEAARVLVAEQGTEALTLSALAAQVGLSRPSLYEYFRSRDDLVAAMVEDELPRWITELEAEVLRHSDPADRVAAFVRAQLRMLTDGRHTALVVLAGHALGPAAQERIMAEHARLFAPLVDALTDLGIDQPALRARLIQGIVTAASALLGADELANRRVIDAATHQAVHGL, translated from the coding sequence GTGCCGAAGATCAGCGCCCCCACCGTCGCCGAACACCGTGCGCAGCGCCTGCGCGCGCTGCTCGAGGCCGCCCGGGTGCTGGTCGCCGAGCAGGGGACCGAGGCGCTCACCTTGTCCGCCCTCGCCGCCCAGGTCGGTCTGTCCCGGCCCAGCCTCTACGAGTACTTCCGCTCTCGGGACGACCTCGTCGCCGCCATGGTCGAGGACGAGCTGCCGCGGTGGATCACCGAGCTCGAGGCCGAGGTCCTCCGCCACAGCGACCCAGCCGACCGCGTCGCCGCTTTCGTCCGGGCTCAGCTGCGCATGCTCACCGACGGCCGGCACACCGCCCTCGTCGTCCTCGCCGGCCATGCCCTCGGGCCCGCCGCGCAGGAGCGCATCATGGCCGAGCACGCCCGCCTTTTCGCCCCGCTCGTCGACGCCCTCACCGACCTCGGCATCGACCAGCCCGCGCTCCGCGCCCGTCTCATCCAGGGCATCGTCACCGCCGCCAGCGCCCTGCTCGGCGCCGACGAGTTGGCCAACCGCCGCGTCATCGACGCCGCCACCCACCAGGCCGTGCACGGGTTGTAG
- a CDS encoding FtsX-like permease family protein, translated as MRFLAWREVRHAPVRFALIAGLVALTAFLVFVLTGLTVGLGAADVSGLQRLSADGIVYAKGSAGDLSRSSLPAGDAALIAKVDGVKDVRPIGFTLASLTSGQHSVPAALLASDDAGSGVVLDNQARDKGLNPGDTVRVQPGNVPLTITGFTDLGSVQHSAVASIPLADWQRLRNANGVTAFAVSTTDDAVLDAIAKALPDTEPLTKAAAIDAVPGYQAETGTIGLIRTFLYAGAALLIGVVFWILTLQKEGPLAVLRATGASRRLLIGAHATQVLATALTGVLVGAAAGVAMGAVMPPNVFVLPPGDAATAGALLLVVALAGAAASIRRLFTVDPLLSLGRTA; from the coding sequence ATGCGGTTTCTCGCCTGGCGCGAGGTGCGCCACGCGCCGGTCAGGTTCGCCCTGATCGCGGGCCTGGTCGCGCTGACGGCCTTCCTGGTTTTCGTCCTGACGGGACTGACGGTCGGCCTCGGCGCGGCGGACGTGTCGGGGCTGCAACGACTGTCGGCGGACGGCATCGTCTACGCCAAGGGCTCGGCCGGCGACCTGTCCCGCAGCAGCCTGCCGGCCGGCGACGCGGCGCTGATCGCCAAGGTCGACGGGGTCAAGGACGTGCGGCCGATCGGCTTCACCCTGGCCTCTCTGACCAGCGGCCAGCACAGCGTGCCGGCGGCGCTGCTGGCCTCGGACGACGCCGGAAGCGGTGTGGTGCTGGACAACCAGGCCCGAGACAAAGGCCTGAATCCCGGCGACACGGTCCGCGTGCAGCCGGGCAACGTCCCGCTGACCATCACCGGCTTCACCGATCTGGGCAGCGTCCAGCACTCGGCGGTGGCCTCGATCCCGCTGGCCGACTGGCAGCGGCTACGTAACGCCAATGGCGTTACCGCGTTTGCCGTGTCCACAACGGACGATGCCGTGCTCGACGCGATCGCCAAGGCGCTGCCGGACACCGAACCGCTGACGAAGGCCGCGGCGATCGACGCGGTTCCGGGCTATCAGGCCGAAACCGGCACGATCGGCCTGATCAGGACCTTCCTGTACGCCGGTGCGGCGCTGCTGATCGGCGTCGTGTTCTGGATCCTCACCCTGCAGAAGGAAGGCCCGCTGGCGGTGCTGCGGGCCACGGGCGCGTCCCGGCGGCTGCTGATCGGTGCGCACGCGACGCAGGTACTGGCGACGGCACTGACCGGCGTGCTCGTCGGCGCGGCGGCCGGCGTGGCGATGGGTGCCGTGATGCCGCCGAACGTCTTCGTCCTGCCGCCCGGTGACGCGGCCACCGCCGGCGCGTTGCTGCTGGTCGTGGCCCTGGCCGGCGCGGCGGCATCGATCCGCCGGCTGTTCACCGTCGACCCGCTGCTCAGCCTGGGAAGGACCGCCTGA